Below is a genomic region from Gopherus flavomarginatus isolate rGopFla2 chromosome 9, rGopFla2.mat.asm, whole genome shotgun sequence.
CAGATGTTGAGTTTAACAGGGTGAGAGCTGTATGCAGAAATACCCATATTCCTTAGCAGGCCAAGAGCCATGCTCTGGTACCTTGTCCCCAACACCAATTTACCTTGTCCTGAGGGCCTGCCAGGCTGCATCTATGTCTGCATACAGGTTTTTCTCAGAGGGTTTGCCTGAGCTCACCCCGTAGCCAGAGTAGTCGTAGGAGAAGACGTTGCAGTTGATGCGAGAGCCAAGGCCGATGTAGAAGCTGCACATCTGGCCCAGATCCACAGCATTGCCATGCGAGAAGAGCAGCGTATACCGGCTGGCAGGGGCACAGCGTACAAACATGCACCCCAGCCTGTTATCCCGAGATGTGCGAGAAAAGAAAACCTCGACAGCATCCAACTCCCGCTGTGAATACTGCCAGTCCGCCCGCTCACTCAAGTGCAGACTGCAGCTGCCCGTTCCTGTTGGGGTCCcagaccctgctgctgcagccccagcctcttGCTGCTGCTCAGGCTGTAACACTGTATATGTGGGCTCCGGGGGCAAGAAAGCCAACTTGGCAGCAATGCGGCTAGGGCAAGGTGGGCAGCAGAACAGCCAGCACAGCTCGCCCAGAGAGAAACCGTTCATTCTGGGGCCTTGTTCTGGCATCAGCGACGCTGGAGAAAAATTTACCCACACTGAGGGGGAAAAATTCAGAGTCCACCCACCGCAACTCACTCTCGGCCTTGCCGAGAGCAACACCCCCAAAATGCAAACTGCAactgtccccccaaaactgtAAGCCACCAAAACCAATCCAGCCCTCCAAACCTAAGAAATCCActtagtgtgtggggggagggaatgcaAAATATAAATCAAGTGCAACCCTCCTTCAGGATCTACTACAATAAATCCAACCCCTCCAAAAGGGCTAAAATCACCTAGTCATTTCACACAGCCCAGGTTGCTCTGGAGCacctaaaaaaaataatcaagccCACCCAAAATCTATATCTGACTCAGTGCAGCTCCCCCAAACCAGAAATTAAAAGCTAATTCCCCGCAAATAAGATCTGCCCGCAATACGACCCCCCCAAAACCAAAagattctcccctcccgccaCAACGCAACTCCTCACAATAACCCCAAGCCCCATGCAccaccccagctctgcacccagtgcctggcccaatcctgcagcccctcagtggagcccaaccccagacccCCACACAGAGATCGACCCCCCGGGCAGACCCTCGCTGAAGGGCCCCGGCCCCGCGCTGGGAGGCGGCGTCCGGCCGCGGAGCGGGCTCAGCCTCGGCTCCCCCCGGGCAGGGCCATGCCAGCTGCGGCGCGGAGACAGTAGCAGGCAGCGGCCATGTCCCGGCTCCCCTCACCGCTTCCGGGTTAGGCAGGGGCCGCCCGGCCCGCCCCGGTACCTGCGGAGCGGCGCACACCAGCGGGGCACAGCGCCCGGCCCGGCCGCCCACAGGCCCCGCCGCGCGGCTCGCTGCTGCCCCCTAACCCAGCGcgagggcacgggggggggggggcagtagcCGCAGCGCTAGAGAGAACTCGGACCCTCCGCGTGGGGAGCGTCGGACCCGcctcctggccctttaagagaACCCCCGTCACGTGCGAGGGTCCCCCTCTCTCGCGCCCCCGGCCCATCTCCTCCGCGCATGCGCTGCGAGGCTCGTGTGCTTTCCCCCAGGCTGGAGAATGGGTGGTTCGTGCAGCAGCTCTGCCCGGGGGGgcttccctctttcccccacgTGGGATTCTTCATGGAGAGGGGCTGACTAgcttcccccagctcctgctgcccctgCTCAGGGCTCTTGCCTGGTCTGCTTGTACAGTTTGCCCCATCCCCCTAAATGAAGCGGTGGCCTCTGGACTCTCCCCAGGGCCCACAAGCCCAGTAATAAATACATGCATCTGTACTGGAACTgtgtggcttgaagtggtttccagtaTATACATGGTTTACAGTTGGGTTCagtagctctcagcacccccactataaaaatgttccagcactcctgaatACGTGCAATTAAGGGTGAGACACTGAAGCTGTTACACCTAAAAAGAAAATACTGTAGGTCACAGGCCCTTAAATCATCCCTAAAAGCTCCCTGCAAACATCACACAGGTGCTCAACTTTGAAGTACATGAGTCATCTGGGAGAAGTCAATGGCACACACCTCGAACCCTTCAAGTTGCGAACTGGGCTGCACACACCAATCTATGGAGAGGTGAATGGGCCAAACCTCTGGGCCACTCTGAATACCAGAAATGTTCTGCTTCAACCTGGATGGGGGTTTGTGGGTCAAAGCAGGACAGTCTTGCAAAATCTGAGACTGTTAGAAAATCTGCAGTATTGGGGTGGGGgtatgtgtgttttgtttccattaaaaatgtaattaaaacatGTATACAAAGGTGTCATTCACATGTGATGTTCTCTGCCTTTAGAATGAAAGAACCACAAAAGATAATTACCAAATAATCTTTACTGTAATCTTGCAGACAGACAGTGAGAGATTAAAGCAGCATATGAGTCAAGGTTCTGGCTTCATCacaggagcccaggctccaaaCTCAGGACAGCTATTAAATTATAGTATAACAAGCAAACTTGCTCTGAAGAACGTATGTAGCTTGTACTGTATGGGTTTAGCAAATGCAGAATAACTGAATGAACCTATCCTGTGCAGTTCCTTGAAGTCTATAAGCAGCATCTCATAACACAAAgccctattaaaaaaaaccatgcaGATATTCTTGTGCGGAGATGGTATGGTGGGCAATCATATCCTGATAAGAATCTAGCTGCTCAGTTCTGAATAAGGAAATATCTGTCAAGCAATGCCTTTTTGTGTCAATTTAGAGTGACACCAAAACTGGGATAGGAGTTGGAAGTTTGGATTCCAACTTAGCTGTAGGCATTCTACATGGGATAAGTCAAAGTAAAATTTCCTAGACCACATCAGATCACTAAAACATCTAAAAGGGGCAAGGGACCAGGCAGCAAAGACTGAGCACTTCTTTCATAAATAAATTACTactgcaaacagaaaaaaattaaaagagacAACATTTCccatatgcagtgttgtagccgtgttgattccaggatattagagagaagtaatgtcttttattggaccaaattctgttggtgcttgtctctcttgccaacacaagttggtccagtaaaagatattacctcaccgagCTTCTCTAACATTTCCCGTACTCCACCCTGAGTCCTTCCTTAGGTCATATTTATAAGAGTGAGAGTCAAGTGTCCTCTTCTAAATGGGAAGTGTAATGTAATTTCAAAAGTGTCATTGAACTTGTCTGTGTACATGTAATTAATTAGTAGCTCTTCATTGTTCTTGTTGTAAATTCTCTACCATTTAGGTTAAGCCCACTCTATCTCTTGTGCAAAAAAAAGTAGTTCCCACCTACACTTTGGGTGTCTCctagagaaaaacaacaattgCATAGGGCTGGGCGAGTGAAGAGAATAGCAAAAAGGAAATAATCTTGAAAAGGGAAGGGTAGAGAATAAGGAGCAGAAAGCAGTTCTGAAGGCAAACAGAACTGATATACTGTTGATATCACATCAAGGTGTATGCACAGGATAAAATTAACATAACATTCAATGAAATAAAATGATTGGGACTTAAACCAATCACTCACTTGGCGAATATCCAATATTCCTGAGTTTCGAAAAGAGACATAGCTTCTCTTGCGTGCATGTACAATGGTGGTGTGAAGACCAAGGGACACTCTTATCCACACCTTTGTGCACCCACTCATGAGGCAGCCAAAATGTGGCTATGATCCTAATCTTCCCAGCATAGCAGTCAGTGCTGAGAGGGTTGTGCAGCACCCTACATAGCTGAggcacgcgcgcacacaccctATACAGCtgaggatacacacacacacacatcctataCAGTGGAAGCAGACACACACAGGCACATATACACCACTACCTGATGGTGGGCCAATTGAGATTTGGTTTGGCCTCCAGCACAACTTAGAGCAGTCTCAAAGCTGCTCTAAGTTGTGCTAGGCTGCAACAGCCCCCAAAGGACCAGTCTAGCAGCTTGGGATTGCCAGAATACAATGGTGCTGTGGCCATGCTCCCTCACCCCAAACTATGCCTATAATACACCCTTTGTTAAGAGCCAACATAAAGAGCTGCACAGAGAAAACCATTTGCAGTGCCCAAGAAAAAGGTTGGTCCTACAAAATCCAGAAACTACACTACATATTCATGAGCACCATCTACCGGCACGTTATCCATTAACTATTTCCAGATACATAGATATAGAGCTCTCTTGTAAACCCCCCTACACTGATACTACATCACCTGGGGATTCCCCTGCTGGGATTGTGCGGGCGTGTCaaagttttttccccactttgaactttagagtacagaagtggggacctgcatgaacacttctaagcttaattactagcttagatctggtaacactgccaccactcagaaatttcagtgtctggggcactacctgtccccccccaaaactttctcctccctgggctgccttgagggacttcaccaattccctggtgaacacagatttaaactccttggatcttaaaacaagtagaaattaaccatcccctcctttccccccaccagtccgtGGTGAGTTcaaacccaatccccttggatcttaaaacaaggaaaatcaatcagattcttaaaaagaaagcttttaattaaagaaagaaaaggtaaaaattttctctgtaaaatcaggatggaaaatgctttacagggtactcagattcatagagacaagagggacccccccccccgcagccttagattcaaagttccagcaaacagaggtaaaaatccttccagcaaaaagaaaaacattcacaagttgagaaaacaaacataagactaatccgcgttgcctggctattacttacaattttgaaacatgaaagactgatccagaaagatttggagaggctggatgtacgtctggtccctcttagtcccaagaaagaacaacccccaaaacaaaaagcacaaataaagacttccctccaccaagatttgaaagtatcttgtccccctattggtcctctggtcaggtgtcacccaggtttactgagcttcttaaccctttacaggtaaaagagacattaacccttaactatctgtttatgacagggcattAAAGCTGCTTCATGAAACCAGAGCTCAGGAAGTGCAAAAGGGAGCAGAGACAAACTGCATCTCCCATGCTGGAGATTCCCGCATGCCAGGGAGTCCCCAGAAAGCATACAGCGGGTGGGCTACACCAATGTCTGCGCTTTCACTTTGGCATCAGGGGTAGAAGGGCAATGGGCAGCGGGTGCCTTGTTAACATTTACAATTCTCAAAAGCTGAAATTGTTATTTGAAGAGCTGCTTTACTGGATCTTTCTTCTGTGTATTCCTCTTGGTGCTATCAGCTCCACAGTTTGCCTCttgtgcctttctctctctctctttccctcagcaTTTcctttgccctgttttgtttcttttctctttcataTTCCACCCAGCAGGCATCTGCATAATTTTTACTTGACCAAATACTGTGAAAACactcaagaaaaacaaacatttctgctTGTTACTGCAGAGCTTGCCTCTGTAATGATTTGTAAATAAAGATGTTCCCACTGCTGTGCATTGTAACTAGTACAACACTAAGATTCACTGAACAAAGAGCACAGCTTCGTTGCTGAACTTCAATAGTTGATCCGCAGCAGTGATATGAGCTGAGGTTTAATAACTGGGTAGCTGTTTAAATCCCCTAGAGATGCGATGTAACCCACTGGAAAATTTGTGTCTGCGGAACTTCTGTCAGATTTGATTTACTGGTGAAGGTGGCAGTAGAAGGCCTGAGGAAGAGTGGTGGCAAGCCCCTCCAAACAGCCATCTACAAGAATGTTACATTACTTCCCTTACTAACAAATAGGCCACATCATTCTTATCTagatatttattatttcttttgtgttCCTCTGGTCTTGTCCTGCCAGCTACAAAAGGCAGAATACTTGCCATTCCCTTTCCTCTTTCTTGGAACATCAGATATAAGAAAGATCAAGCAAAAAAACAGTGAACATGAGGTCAGAGACGATGCCTGGCAGCAATGTGTAGAATATGTATCTTACACAATAATCACACCTGGTTTGTCCCAGCAAAAGAATGTGATTcttagagctgggcaaacagtTCACATCAAACACCCCAAACTGTGTGacatacataagaacagccagactgggtcagaccatgggtCATCTAagccagcatcctgtcttccaatagggGCATGAACATAAtagggcaatcattgagtgatccatcctctgttatccactcccagcttctggctgtcaGTAGCTAggaatacccagagcatgggattgcatcctgATCATCTTAATTAATACCCATTGATAGAACTATATTCTATCAGTTTATCTAACTCTTTTTcgaatccagttatagttttggccttcacaacatcccctggcaacaagttccactggttgactgtgcattgggtgaagaagtacttccctttgtttgttttcaacttgCTGCCTTTtaacttcattgggtgacccttggttcttgtgttatgtgaaggggtaaataacagttccttattcattcactttctccatgccattcatgattttatagacctctatcctatcccccttagtcatctcttgtacaagctgaaaagtcccagtcttgttaacctctcctcctatggaagtgtgacaggttgggtcacagaaacccctttgggactgccacctgatgtgctgggactacctctggcagcttgggacttcagtaccttgccttgtttgagccagacacgcttgccTGATGCAATCACAGACCTAAGTCTGAACAACATCCCTCACAAGCTGcagcttaactgaaaacagcttaagaagtgctcctgtctccaacacccaaatacccagttcccaatgggatccaaatcccaaataaatctgttttactctctatgaagcttatacagggtaaactcttAAATTGTTCGCTCTCTatacactgatagagagatatgaacagctgtttgctcccccaggtattaatacttgctctgggttaattaataggtacacagtgattttattaaatataaaaagtaggatttaagtggttccaagtaataacagacagaaaaaagtaagttaccaagcaaaataaaacaaaaacatgcaagtctaagcctaatacagtaagaaactagacacaggtaaatctcaccttcagagatgttccaataagcttcttttacagacttgacttcctcctagtctgggtccagcaatcactcactcCCCTGTAGTTCctgttctttgttccagtttctttcaggcatcctttggggtggagaggctctctcttgagccagctgaagataaAATGGAGAGGTTTCCCAGGGCTTTATAtagtctctcttgtgggtggaaaccccttgtGTTCTCCTATGCAGAATCACAGcgacaagatggagttttggagtcacatgggcaagtcacatgtccatgcatgattcagtTCTTTACAGGCTGACGTCATTGCTTACATGTCAGTGTgcatgttcccaggaaagctcagatgtggattggtgtctctcaaagtccattgtcaatttaagtgtttcttgattgggcacttactgagaatagtcttttctcaagaagctgaccaaatgcttcactgaggctacgtaaaaatcaaacaagtacatagccaatattcataacttcgaatacaaaaatgatacatgcatacaaataggatgaataaatccagtagatcataacctttgcagagatatgttacatggcatatctagcataaaacatattccagttatgtcatatttacactcagaCGCATATTTCTacaaagcattatggggtgcaacgtctccggaagctgttccatacccttaatcatttttgttgctcttttctgtaccctTTCCAACTCTAATTTATCTCCTTTGTGATGGGGAAGCCAGAactgcatgcactattcaagtTGTGggtttaccatggatttatttagtGATATTATGATATTTATTGCATTATTTATAGCATCCTAATGgatcctaacattgttagcttttttaactgctgctgcacagtgagcagatgttttcagagaactatccacagtgactccaagatctctcttttGAGTGGTGACAGCTGATTTCAGTTATTACAAACTTGAAATAGATTAGGTGCTTTCTGAGGTTTGAGAATCTTATGCGTGAACTTTGGCCAATTTATGGTGAAAAGACTGAAATTGTATTACACAAATGGGAAACACTGGCATCCAATGAGCTTCATTTTAAGAGTCTGAAGATTCAACTAATTCCCAAAGCAAAACTCAGGCTGCATGAACCCATGCAAACTGAAACCAAAGAAAACATTCTTCTAACCCCAAACTAAGTGAAACCAATGTGTATAACACAACTTTAGTTGCTAGATTCCCTGGTGATGGATACATTACAAAGACAGAACTAAAATGTGTTAACCATTAAAAGGCTCTGATTTTTCgagtgtgggtgctcagcactttctaatAATCCATTACCTTTCAAGCGTATCAGATTGTGCACCCAAAATTGAGGCACCTGAAATCGGTAGTCACTTCTGGAAATGTAGGCCACACAGACTAGATCTGAACAAGGGCggttctagacatttcgctgccccaagcagggcggcatgccgcggggggtgctctgccagtcaccgggagggcggcaggtggctccggtggacctcctgcaagcgtgcctgtggagggtccgctggttccgcggctttggtggaccaccGGAGTGGCggtaccagcggaccctccataggcacatgtgcgggagatccaccagagtcgcctgctgccctcccgacaaccggcagagcacccccgtggcatgccgcaccaagcatgcgcttggcgtgcagggacctggagccgcccttggATCTCAATGAAATGTAGGAAGTCAATATTTTTCCTGAAGTTGGAAAGTGAAAGACATGAACTGGATAGTTTTTAAATCTGTGCTATAGAATAGAAATGGACACAGCCAAAATGCTAGATGTGAACCCCTAAAATCTGTGAAAGCCTCAATCTAGATCAGAACTTTATGGGGCAAAGTTAACTTGAAAGGTCTGAGCTATaatcccaaatctggaccttcaTGAACGTTTGTGTCCAGTTCAGATCTGGACACAAACTTCATGGTTCCAGCCTATCTGATAAAAAGAGGGATGTAAGTTAGACCAGACAGAAAGGCATTTCACTGATAGAATCTTGCAAAGAGAGACAGACCCCGTGGGGGTTTGCCTTTGTATGTGCTTCTCTTTGAATCTGCTGATTTATTATGAAAAAGtgctacaaaagaaaaaaaaaggctattaaaataaaaaataattacagaAGTTCAAAATAGATCCCCTTCTGTTCAACTTCCACTGCCATCCAAGAATGAGTTAAGTAATCTGGAAATCTGCCCTGTTTTATAGTGCTTCCCATCACCATAATGTTTGAGCTCCTGGCTCAGACTTACAAGCAACTCTGTATCACTACTGAGTCAGTTGCCTGAAAGTGCCAATATTCCCAGTGAGTAGTGTTATGTAAGTGATTTTGCCATAACAAAAACCTAaagctgggatgcagtggagtgttAGAAAACACAGGACCGGTACTGGGTTCATGCactgagttagggtgaccagacagcaagtgtgaaaaactgggacaaggtgtggggggtaataggagcctatataagaaaaagaccccaaaatcaggactgcccttataaaatcgggacatctggtcaccctggtggGAGTAGCATGCAGACAAGCAATTTAAATGTGTATGGAGAGGCGAGATCACCTTATAATGCAAAATAAATATTGCTGAGCGACTACTAGAGAGAGATGCCTAGTTAGTTTGGGGGATGCCACCATTTCTCGGAGCCAAATTCACCCATGATGTAACGCTAGATGAGTTTCAAGGCAATCACACTAGGGATGAGTTTGACTTTATGTGGTTTTAAAACTTTAGAAATTTTAGTGGTTGTCCTTAGAGCATATACTAtaggtcagtgtttcccaaacttgggacgccgcttgtgtagggaaagccccagcaggctggaccggtttgtttacctgccgcgtccgcaggttcagctgattgcggctcccactggctgcagttcactgctctaggccaatggcaGCTACTGGAAGCGAcgcaggctgagggacgtactggccgccacttccagcagcacccattggcctggagcagcggacgcagcaggtaaacaaagcggcccggcccgccaggggctttccctacacaa
It encodes:
- the ABHD17C gene encoding alpha/beta hydrolase domain-containing protein 17C, which gives rise to MPEQGPRMNGFSLGELCWLFCCPPCPSRIAAKLAFLPPEPTYTVLQPEQQQEAGAAAAGSGTPTGTGSCSLHLSERADWQYSQRELDAVEVFFSRTSRDNRLGCMFVRCAPASRYTLLFSHGNAVDLGQMCSFYIGLGSRINCNVFSYDYSGYGVSSGKPSEKNLYADIDAAWQALRTRYGVSPENIILYGQSIGTVPTVDLASRYECAAVILHSPLMSGLRVAFPDTRKTYCFDAFPSIDKISKVTSPVLVIHGTEDEVIDFSHGLAMYERCPRAVEPLWVEGAGHNDIELYAQYLERLKQFISHELPNS